Below is a genomic region from Spartobacteria bacterium.
TGCCGACGTTGGAAAAAGCCTGCCACAAGGATTCAGTGCCGAGATATCCGAGCAGGCTCTGTTCCTCTTCCGTAATCATGGATACCGGATAAACACTAAACCATACCGAGGCGCGTTCCAGCAATGCTTCGTGACGGGGTGTCGAATAGGTATTTTTCCAGAGGGTGGGCTGGGCAGCATATTTTTCACATAAACAGCTCGCCTGATAAAGCATCGAATGATCTTCCAGCCATTGCATTATATTTTCTTTCATAGGGATCCCTTTAAAAGATTTGTTCATCGATTAAAAGAAGGTCACCGATATCCTTCTCTTCGTTCATTAATGCCAACTGAGGCGTGTCTTCGCCTTCCGAGCGTTCATCCAGACGAAATTCACTGATCAGCGTTTTTACTTTACCCGATTGAACACCAAGCTCTAAAACGGATGAGGCTGTTTCTTCAGCATGGGCGGTATTCTGCTGGGTAACCTCATCGAGCTGGCTTAATCCGATATTGATTTGCGATATTCCTTCGGCCTGTTCTGTAGATGCATCTGCAATTTCTCCTACCAGCTGCGCCGTTTTTTCAATGCTTGAAAAAATGTCATCAAAGGATTCTGTCGTACTCACAGCAACCGCTACCCCGTTTTTGATTTTCCTATCTGATTCCTCAATGAGTACGGCTGTTTCCGCGGCCGCTTTGGCACTGCGTCCAGCCAAATTACGAACTTCATCGGCTACAACGGCGAACCCCTTGCCATGTATACCGGCTCGAGCTGCTTCGACAGCTGCATTCAGTGCAAGCAAGTTGGTTTGAAAGGCGATACCATCGATGGTTTTCATAATATGAGCAATCTGCTGGCTTGACTGATTAATTTCAGTCATCGCACTCATCATCTGCTCCATCTGGCTGCGGCCTTTATCTGACGCATCTCTGGCATGCACAGCCAGCTCGCGAGCCGCTGAAGCACTGCGGGCATTGCCTTTGGTCTGAGTGGCGATTTCTGTTACAGAGCTTGAAATCTCCTCAAGTGATGAGGCCTGATGTGTGGCGGCATCCGACACAGCGGTGCTGGCTACAGATATCTGCGTGAAACCCTCTTCGACCTTTTCTACGCCATTCCGGATACCCGTCATATTCCGACTCAGGTGTTTCAGTGATAACGAAAGCGTATCAGCCAGCTGATTAAACGTCTGTTCCGTTTCACGAACCCACTCATCGCCTTCAGGCACGTCAAAAAACACCGTAAGATCACCCTCTGCCAGCTGCGTCAGACATTCCGTGAGTTTTTGCACGGCACGATTCTGATATTCAGCCGTTCGCCGGCTTTTTTCCATGGACTGCTTCAGACTGGTCTGGTCAATCAGAATTTCAAAACAGCCGGTCAGGTCACCATTAGAAGCGTGCAGTGCCGCACTGACCGCATGCATGCTGTACTGTTTTCCATGGCTACAGCACGAAAGATCTGTCGTCTGGACTTCAGACGTGTTCATGGCTATGGCACAAGGACAGCGTTCCCTGTCGTTACACAGTGCTGTATTCCACAGAGTGCCACAAGCCGCTCCATCCACGTCAGCCGACTTCACATGCAGCATATCCTGAGCGGCACGGTTGAGGAACTGCACCTGGAATTCCGGATCCATAAACTGCAGCGGCATCGGAATATTATCCAGACAAACCACAATCGAATCAAGGGTCGCGTTCACCCCTTCCAGTAAATTACGATAGGCACCGTTCAATTGGGAAAGATCGCCTCTTGTACGCAATCTGCCATGAATAGCGGCCACGGCCAGCTGCTGTGACGAATCAACCAGTCCGTTGATGGTATCTATCAAAACATTCAGATTGATATTCAGCGTGTTAAAATCACCATTATATTCTTCCGTAATCCGAGGGGGAATATCGCCTTTACTGATACGGTCAATACATTCTGCGGCACAGGACAACGGCTGAACGACCGATTCAAACATCGCATTCACCCCTTCAACAATGGTGCGAAAATCACCTTCATGCCGGGCTGTATCGGCCCGGACATCGAGACGGCCTTCTGCGGCGGCATGGACGAGGACATCAATAGCACTTACCATATGCCGGATTTCCTGCTCCATCTTTTTAAAGGCCAACCCAAGAACATCGCGATCCGAAACCTCTGCAATCTCTTTCGTCAAATCTCCGCAGGCAATAGCCTCTGCAACTTCGGCTTTGTTACGCTGGCTGATAACCAGATTTCGTATTGATTCACCCAGTTCTTTTATTTCGTCATGCCGTTTCAGCAGTTTCTGCGGCACCTCAATCGATACATCCCCCTGTGCGGCAGCATTGAGTAACTGAACCGATATGCCCAGCGGCCGGGTGATAGAAAAAGCTAATGAAATCCCAATAAACAGACCGGTCAAACACCCCGCCACAGAAGCCCCTTTGATCAGCGTTCCGGCTATGGCTTTCTGCTTATTTGTCGCATCAGTGCTCTTCTGGATACTGTTTTGAATATCAGAGACCATCTGCTCGATAATACGAGCGGTATCGTAATAACTGGTAAGCGCTTTTTGCGAGGCAGATCCTGATTTTCTTTCATTGCGGCTAACCTTGCTGGATGTCTCTTTTACATTATTATAAACCATTTCATCACGTTCCAGCGCAAGCTCACGAACCTGACTGTGATTTTTAAGCCAGAAATCCCATGCTTTAGAAAGTTTTGCGATCGATTCTGACTGAGCTGATGAGGCGGCTACAGCATTCAATGCGTCCCATGCCGCCTTTGCCCGGGCCAGTGCCTTATCTATATTTTCATATTGAACTTCACGCAGCATCCGGTTCAGCTTGCGGCGATCGGTGAGGGAACGTTCGCCTGCCAGAACGGCGGTCTGCGCCTCTCTGATCGTTAAAATGGAGGTGAGTTCCGGTACATTCACCGTCGCCAGATAATCAGCACGTTCTCCGATATCTGTTGCCGCTTTAAAACCGACAATGCCGACAATAAGAATAATCAAACTGATACCTGCAAAACCGCCGATGAGCTTGGCTCGAATCGCCGGATGCCATATTTTGGGAACCCGCCATTTTTTCATGAAAACAACCTCAACTCTAAAAGTTCCAATCATTGGAAGTTTATTTTGAATACGTTCCAATCATTGGAACTTTATTTTGGAAAAGTTCCAGTCATTGGAACTTTTATTCAGTGTGAGAAATGTCCCGGGAGATCGTCGCCCATCTCCCGGGATCGGGAGGTATGAGTATTAGTCTTTGATATCGTAGTCTGTTATTTCCTGAATATCATCAGAAACATCGGCCAGCGCAGCGTCTGCACTTTCTTCATTGTTCAGCACGGAATACACGCCCTGATAAAAGGCCTGCGAAACCTTTGCGTAGTTCGGCGCGGTCTGAGTGGAAGGCCGTGGAACAGCACTGGTGAAGACATCGTACAGTTCGCCGAAGAACGGGCTGGCAGCCAGAACGTCTTTGTCTTTGTACAATGCTTTAATCGTAGGATTGTAGGATCCTTCTACGGCACGAATTTTCTGTACTTTGGCACCTGTCAGATACAGGGCAACATCTGCGGCGACTTGAGGATCGGCGCTGTATTTGCTGACAGCGAGATTCCAGCCGCCGAGGGCGGCAGCATGACGTCCGTCTTTTCCGCCTTTGGGCAGCGGGCTGACGCCGAATTTGCCTTTGATCACAGAATTATCGGCATTACCCAGCGAATACGCATAGGGCCAGTTGCGCATGAAGGCCGAATTTCCACCCTGCCAAATAGCGCGGGCACTTTCTTCCTGCATAGCAATGACACCGGCAGGAGAAATGGTTCCGACCCAGCTGGCAGCCATTTTAATGGCTTTTTTCGCATTGTCGTTGTCCAGTGTGATTACTTTATCCGGGCTGACAATGGTTCCGCCGTTGTAGGATGCAATCCATTCCAGCGCATCACAGGTCAGACCTTCATAGGCATCACCCTGCCAGACATAACCGACAAAGTCAGGATTTCCCGCTTCGCGTTCGCCATCCTGGATGGTTTGCGCGGCGGCGGTGAGCTCTTCCCATGTTTCAGGAACAGCCAGACCATATTTTTCCAGCAGATCTTTGCGATAGTACAGGAGACCGGCATCGGTGAACCATGGCATGGCCACGAGTTTTCCATCAACCGTATTGTTTTCTACAATCGCTTTGAAGTGACCTTTCACCGCATCGCGGGCACCATACTGATACAGGTCGACCAGATGCTCAGCCAAATCACCGGGCCAGATTACATCGATCTGATATACATCAACTTTATCCGATTTTGCTTCGAGAAACTGCAGATAAAGTCCCAGACGATCAGAAGCGGAATCCGGAGTATCCCAGACTTTGATTTCCACATCAGGATGATCCTTCATGTATTCTGCGGATACTTTTTTCAGAATTTCCAATTCCTGTCCAACCGCGCCGGATGCGACGGTTACTGTTTTTTTGGCCGCAAATGCGGACATACCCAGTGCCAGTGCCATTGCTGCCGAAGCAATGATCGTTTTCTTTAACAGTGTATGCATAACTATTGACTCCTGTTTCTTTTTGTTTCTAAAAGCCGCGCATGTCGACATGCTGCGGCTCTTGTTAAATGAATGATTAACCTTTAACCGCACCGGAGGTCAGTCCGGCCACGATGCGACGCTGGAAGTAGAGAACCAGCAATATAATGGGTACTGTAACAATCACTGCAGCCGCCATGATTTCACCAAAGGGCTCCTGACGTGCCACTGTTCCAGTGAACAGCGCTATGGCCACAGGAATGGTTCGTGCCGAGGGTTCGATCGCAGTGAACGTCAGTGCAAACAGATATTCGTTCCATGCCGCAATAAACGCCAGCAGCCCGGTCGTCACCATGGCCGGAGCCGTCAGAGGCAGCAGAATGTAACGGAATGTCTGAAACGATGTAGCCCCGTCCACCCGGCCTGACTGCAAGAGCTCTTCCGGCAGTTCCTTGAAAAAGGAGGTCAGCACCCAGGTGGTAAAGGGCAGCGTGAACAACATATATGATAAAATCATATTGGCTATGGCCGGCATCTGCAGCGCGGTGATCACCGCATACAGACCCGTCAACACCGTTACCTGCGGAAACATGGTCATCATCAGAATCACGTACAGCGAGACTTTACGTCCTTTAAACCGTAGTTTTCCCAGCGCAAAGGCGGCGAAGGAGCCGACGCTCAAGGCCAGCATGGTGGTTCCTCCAGCAACAATGCAACTGTTGAGGAATCCCCGCAAAAACGTTTTGTCCGTAAAGATCGACTTGTAGTTTGCTAATGAAAACCGGATCGCTCCGGTATCCGCATCACGCGGCATAACGGTGGCCGGCACCATCTGGAGCTGCGATTCGTCTTTGAAAGAGGAACTGAGTGCCCACAAAAAGGGGAACAGCATATAAAACGCCACCAGTAGCACACCGATATACAGGCATATCGTCCCGAGTCTCTTTTTTTGCTGTTTATTCATTTTATGACTCCACCTTGAGAATTTTCATATAGGACAATGCAAAACCGAATATCAGAATGAAAATGATCACTCCAATCGCCGAGGCCATCCCCATATCCTGAAACTTGATCAGCTGCGTGTAATTGTATGTCGCCATGGAATAACGCCGATCGGCTAACATGACCTGAAACACATCAAATACCCTCAGTGAATCCAGCGTCCGGAAAATAAGTGCCACAGCAATGGTCGGTTTCAGCAACGGCAGGGTAATGGCAAAAAACTGCTTCGTTTTTGTGGCACCATCCACCCGGGCCGCCTCATACAGCGGTCCCGGAATCGTCTGTAACCCGGCCAGCAGCAGCAGTGCCATAAACGGTGCGGTCTTCCAGACATCCACAGCAATCATGGCCGGCATCTGCAGGCTGGGCGTGGTCAGAAAGGAAAGCTGTCCGTCACTCAGTCCCGTTGCATCCATAATCATATTGAAGAGCCCGGTCCGGTTGGAGCGGAACATCCATTCCCAAATACGCGCGCTCACCACGGTGATGACCGCCCAGGGAATGAGCATGACCGCCCGCATCGGTCCCTTTCCTTTGAAATTGGAATTCACCACCAACGCGATGCCCATACCGATCAGCAGTTCCAGAAATACCGACCAGAAAGTAAAGACCAGCGTATTGCCGACGGAATACAGAAATTCACGATCGGATGCGCCGACAATATACCAGTTGTCGCCAATATTAAACCGTGTCAGCTCTTTGTACCGGATCGGTTCACGCGGCAGCACCTTGCGTGCCCGCTGATCAGGACTTTCGAGTTTTTTCACGGTGACAGACAGCAACTTTTTGTAGTTCTCAAATCCCACAAATTCCGTTTTCTGCGATGACGCAAATTTGGCATTGGTGAAACTGGAGTACACCACATTACAGAGTGGATACGCGGCAATAATAATCAGTATGAGCAGACTGGGAACCAGCAGCTTATAGGCCAGCCGCTGTTCCCGCTGGGCTACTGTCTGTGCCTTTAATCCAGGAAAAAGTTTGGTTAATAAATTCATGGCATACCCCTACAGACTGATGTTTTCTTCACTCTGATAATCGAAGATGTGGCAGCGGCTCATGTCGTACCAGAAATCATAATTGATCCCATGACGTAAATCGCCCATGTTCTCCGCAGGTATACGCGAAGTAAAATCGACCCCTTTAGCAGAAAAATGCGCATAGACTTCGTTGCCCATCTGTTCCACCACGATGACTTTTCCCTGCAGATAATTATCTTTCTCATGCGGACGCATCGTCCGGTTCATGATGTGTTCCGGACGAATGCCAAACCATATCTTGCGGCCCACATGGCTTTTCATTTTGGCGGCTTTTTCTTCCGGCAGCACCATCTCAAAATCACCTGATTTGACCATCAGCTGACCTTTGATATTGATGATCTGGGCTTCAATCAAATTCATGCCCGGTGATCCAATGAATCCTGCTACAAACTTATTGGCCGGACAGTTATAAAGCATCAGCGGCGTATCAACCTGACGAATATGACCAAATTCTAAAACACAGATCCGATCCGCCATGGTCATCGCTTCCACCTGATCATGGGTTACATAAACCATGGTGGCTGTTCTCTTTTTTGCTTTCATCTCCTGATGCAGCTGCAGAATGCGCAGGCGCATGGATACACGCAGTTTCGCATCCAGATTCGATAGCGGTTCATCAAAAAGAAAGACTTCCGGATGACGTACAATCGCACGCCCCATGGCCACACGCTGTCGCTGACCGCCGGACATTTCTTTGGGTTTTCTCGGAAGCAGCGGTGTCAATTCCAGCAGTTCTGCCGCTTCGCGAACCCGTTGATCAATCTCGTCTTTCGGAACTTTTTGGATTTTCAACCCAAATGCAATGTTGTCGTATACATTCATATGGGGGTACAGTGCGTAGTTCTGGAAAACCATAGCGATACCACGATCTTTCGGTTCCAGATCATTGACTACTTTGTTGCCGATAAGCACTTCGCCGCCCGTTATTTCTTCCAGTCCAGCAATCATGCGCAATACCGTTGATTTTGCACAGCCCGAAGGACCGACAAACACCATGAATTCTCCGTCATTAATATGCAAGTCTATGCCATGCACTGCTTTGAATCCGTTCGGATAGGTCTTTTCCAATTTACTAAGGATCACATCAGCCATAATATCCTCCACTCATATCTCATACTTTGGCCATGCGCATACGTTTGCGCATTCAGTGTTTTCAAAATGCACCGCCGTTAATTAAATGTCAATGGATTTTTTTTATTGTGTGCCCTTTTTTTATTTTTAATAAGGGATACAAAACAAAGTATATTATAAACAACTTATATAAAACACGTTAAACATAAGCAGATAATAGATGTATACAGCCGGACGCCTCGTGTTTCACGGTTTTTTTACACGTTTGCACGCTTTTTATACCTATTTTTAAATCACTTATTACTGCTTTATATGCAGTAAATAAGCGACTATTTTCAGCAATAATACGGAATAAAAGTTCGTTAATACGTTTGCACAAATGGAATAATCAGCTCAGACTACCTACGGGATGAGCCACGGAACGTCACAGGGACATAAAAATTCATATCCGTTTTCCCGCACGACCACCGTATCCTCAAAACGGGCTCCACCTATTCCCGGATAGTACAGTCCCGGTTCTATGGTAACTACATGACCGGCTTTTAACAGGATGTCTATTCGACTGATCCGCGGGAATTCATGGATATCTAATCCGACTCCGTGTCCCGTGCTGTGAATAAATCCTGTGGGCTGCCGGCCCGTCACCGTAGTGGGGTATCCGCGTATTTCAAAGGCCGCAGTGATCTGATGATGTATGAAGGTGCCGGAAGCACCGGAGGCCACCCATTCCAGTGCCATCTGCTGCACTTCTCTGACTGTTTCAACAAGATGCCGCAGTGACTCTTCTGCGTTCCCCTTTATAAAGGTGCGGGTAATATCTCCCCAATAGCCATGCAGCCGATGACGCGGAAAAATATCGACAACAATGGGGCTGCCAGCCACTAAAGGACCGGTTCCCGGTTGATGCGGGTCAGCCGCATCATCTCCGCAGGCAACGATATTTCCGTCAGGTGCGGTACAATCGTATTGTAATAACAGCCGATCTATCTCCAAACGAATCCGCTCGCTGGTTAACATTTCGCCGCCTAAAACCAGCTGACGATCACCATTTATACTACTGTCCGCCAGCATGCCGGCAACCAGCTCTGTTGCTCTCGCCGCAGCCCGCTGCGATGATTTTAGATGGCTGATCTCTTCT
It encodes:
- a CDS encoding methyl-accepting chemotaxis protein produces the protein MIGTFRVEVVFMKKWRVPKIWHPAIRAKLIGGFAGISLIILIVGIVGFKAATDIGERADYLATVNVPELTSILTIREAQTAVLAGERSLTDRRKLNRMLREVQYENIDKALARAKAAWDALNAVAASSAQSESIAKLSKAWDFWLKNHSQVRELALERDEMVYNNVKETSSKVSRNERKSGSASQKALTSYYDTARIIEQMVSDIQNSIQKSTDATNKQKAIAGTLIKGASVAGCLTGLFIGISLAFSITRPLGISVQLLNAAAQGDVSIEVPQKLLKRHDEIKELGESIRNLVISQRNKAEVAEAIACGDLTKEIAEVSDRDVLGLAFKKMEQEIRHMVSAIDVLVHAAAEGRLDVRADTARHEGDFRTIVEGVNAMFESVVQPLSCAAECIDRISKGDIPPRITEEYNGDFNTLNINLNVLIDTINGLVDSSQQLAVAAIHGRLRTRGDLSQLNGAYRNLLEGVNATLDSIVVCLDNIPMPLQFMDPEFQVQFLNRAAQDMLHVKSADVDGAACGTLWNTALCNDRERCPCAIAMNTSEVQTTDLSCCSHGKQYSMHAVSAALHASNGDLTGCFEILIDQTSLKQSMEKSRRTAEYQNRAVQKLTECLTQLAEGDLTVFFDVPEGDEWVRETEQTFNQLADTLSLSLKHLSRNMTGIRNGVEKVEEGFTQISVASTAVSDAATHQASSLEEISSSVTEIATQTKGNARSASAARELAVHARDASDKGRSQMEQMMSAMTEINQSSQQIAHIMKTIDGIAFQTNLLALNAAVEAARAGIHGKGFAVVADEVRNLAGRSAKAAAETAVLIEESDRKIKNGVAVAVSTTESFDDIFSSIEKTAQLVGEIADASTEQAEGISQINIGLSQLDEVTQQNTAHAEETASSVLELGVQSGKVKTLISEFRLDERSEGEDTPQLALMNEEKDIGDLLLIDEQIF
- a CDS encoding ABC transporter substrate-binding protein yields the protein MALALGMSAFAAKKTVTVASGAVGQELEILKKVSAEYMKDHPDVEIKVWDTPDSASDRLGLYLQFLEAKSDKVDVYQIDVIWPGDLAEHLVDLYQYGARDAVKGHFKAIVENNTVDGKLVAMPWFTDAGLLYYRKDLLEKYGLAVPETWEELTAAAQTIQDGEREAGNPDFVGYVWQGDAYEGLTCDALEWIASYNGGTIVSPDKVITLDNDNAKKAIKMAASWVGTISPAGVIAMQEESARAIWQGGNSAFMRNWPYAYSLGNADNSVIKGKFGVSPLPKGGKDGRHAAALGGWNLAVSKYSADPQVAADVALYLTGAKVQKIRAVEGSYNPTIKALYKDKDVLAASPFFGELYDVFTSAVPRPSTQTAPNYAKVSQAFYQGVYSVLNNEESADAALADVSDDIQEITDYDIKD
- a CDS encoding carbohydrate ABC transporter permease, which gives rise to MNKQQKKRLGTICLYIGVLLVAFYMLFPFLWALSSSFKDESQLQMVPATVMPRDADTGAIRFSLANYKSIFTDKTFLRGFLNSCIVAGGTTMLALSVGSFAAFALGKLRFKGRKVSLYVILMMTMFPQVTVLTGLYAVITALQMPAIANMILSYMLFTLPFTTWVLTSFFKELPEELLQSGRVDGATSFQTFRYILLPLTAPAMVTTGLLAFIAAWNEYLFALTFTAIEPSARTIPVAIALFTGTVARQEPFGEIMAAAVIVTVPIILLVLYFQRRIVAGLTSGAVKG
- a CDS encoding sugar ABC transporter permease — translated: MNLLTKLFPGLKAQTVAQREQRLAYKLLVPSLLILIIIAAYPLCNVVYSSFTNAKFASSQKTEFVGFENYKKLLSVTVKKLESPDQRARKVLPREPIRYKELTRFNIGDNWYIVGASDREFLYSVGNTLVFTFWSVFLELLIGMGIALVVNSNFKGKGPMRAVMLIPWAVITVVSARIWEWMFRSNRTGLFNMIMDATGLSDGQLSFLTTPSLQMPAMIAVDVWKTAPFMALLLLAGLQTIPGPLYEAARVDGATKTKQFFAITLPLLKPTIAVALIFRTLDSLRVFDVFQVMLADRRYSMATYNYTQLIKFQDMGMASAIGVIIFILIFGFALSYMKILKVES
- the ugpC gene encoding sn-glycerol-3-phosphate ABC transporter ATP-binding protein UgpC, which produces MADVILSKLEKTYPNGFKAVHGIDLHINDGEFMVFVGPSGCAKSTVLRMIAGLEEITGGEVLIGNKVVNDLEPKDRGIAMVFQNYALYPHMNVYDNIAFGLKIQKVPKDEIDQRVREAAELLELTPLLPRKPKEMSGGQRQRVAMGRAIVRHPEVFLFDEPLSNLDAKLRVSMRLRILQLHQEMKAKKRTATMVYVTHDQVEAMTMADRICVLEFGHIRQVDTPLMLYNCPANKFVAGFIGSPGMNLIEAQIINIKGQLMVKSGDFEMVLPEEKAAKMKSHVGRKIWFGIRPEHIMNRTMRPHEKDNYLQGKVIVVEQMGNEVYAHFSAKGVDFTSRIPAENMGDLRHGINYDFWYDMSRCHIFDYQSEENISL
- a CDS encoding aminopeptidase P family protein, producing MYIYDNEEIEEKQIARLLVGVSGENSDLRYVSRFLAPDTFILLDKAGEIFVLLSSLEIGRGRKVFEGRAVVLSYDDIGIDGTTGADTATLVKALLVWTKVDHVVVQRTFPYALGMQLQESGITVDSIASTLLYPQRQIKTEEEISHLKSSQRAAARATELVAGMLADSSINGDRQLVLGGEMLTSERIRLEIDRLLLQYDCTAPDGNIVACGDDAADPHQPGTGPLVAGSPIVVDIFPRHRLHGYWGDITRTFIKGNAEESLRHLVETVREVQQMALEWVASGASGTFIHHQITAAFEIRGYPTTVTGRQPTGFIHSTGHGVGLDIHEFPRISRIDILLKAGHVVTIEPGLYYPGIGGARFEDTVVVRENGYEFLCPCDVPWLIP